The genome window TTTCAGCGATTTTCCGAGGTCGGGACTTTATCGACCAACACTGTAGTCAGATGAAGGTCCCAACGTCTTACCGCAATTTGCGTATGGATGTAGAACATCATACCGTTTATCGTGGCGAGGAGATGATTGCTCTGACGCGCCGTGAGTATGACCTTTTGGCCACTCTCATGGGAAGCAAGAAGGTCTTGACTCGTGAGCAGTTATTGGAAAGTGTTTGGAAGTACGAAAGTGCGACAGAAACTAATATCGTGGATGTTTATATTCGTTATCTACGTAGCAAGCTTGATGTAAAAGGTCAAAAAAGCTACATTAAAACAGTGCGTGGTGTTGGTTACACCATGCAAGAATAGAAAAGCAGTTGCAGTTGTGTAACTGCTTTTTTTGAGGAATTCCTATATATTGACATACGGTAAAGTCTTTGCTACAATCAGTTGCGGAGGAAAGAACTAATGAAAAAATTTAAAATAATGATGCAAGTTGGACTCGCAGTCTTTTTCTTTGCTTTGCTAGCGACAAGTACAGTATTGGCGGATACCACAGGTGGACAGTTTGTTGATAAGGGCAATAGAAAATACTATATAAAAGATGACCATAAAGCGATCTATTGGCATAAAATAGATGGTAAAATCTACTATTTTGATGATGATGGAGAAATGGTAGTCGGCTGGCAATACTTAGAAATTCCTGGGACGGGTTATCGTGACGATTTATTTGATAATCGTCCAGTTTTCGAAATTGGCCTTCAATATAAATGGTACTACTTTAACCAAGATGGGGTACTTCAAGAATTTGTTGGCTGGCAACAATTAGAGGTTAAGGATTCATTAACTGTTGGTAAAAAACATGGTGAAGGCTTTGAAGGCCCAGAAGTTCTTAAATTAGCAAATTATTACTTTAATGAAGATCATTCTTTAAAAACAGGTTGGCTCTACGATCAATCTAACTGGTACTATCTAGCAAAAACAGGTCATTTAGGGAAAGACTACCTTGATGGTGAAAGACGTGCGGGTTGGATAAACGATGATTCGACTTGGTACTACCTAGATCCAACAACTGGTATTATGCAAACTGGTTGGCAATATCTAGGTAATAAGTGGTACTACCTCCGCTCATCGGGAGCTATGGCAACTAGTTGGATTAAAGATGGTTCAACTTGGTATTACCTAGACCAATCAAATGGTGATATGAAAACTGGCTGGGCTTATGTCGGTAACAAGTGGTACTACTTCCGTTCATCAGGAGCTATGGCAACCGGTTGGTATCAAGATGGTTCAACTTGGTACTACCTAAATGCAGGTAATGGAGATATGAAGACTGGTTGGTTCCAGGTTAATGGCAAATGGTACTACGCTTATAGCTCCGGTGCTTTAGCAGTGAATACGACCGTAGAAGGCTATTCGCTCAACTATAATGGCGAATGGATCCAATAATGAAAGAGGCGATTGTGAAGGAAACAATCGCTTTTTTTGTGAAAATATAATAAAATAGATAGGAGAAAATACTACTGTATGAAATGAGACGGTCTTTCCGTCTGGTTAAAGGAAAACATGACAAAAAAAGTTGGTGTCGGTCAGGCACATAGTAAGATTATTTTAATAGGAGAGCATGCGGTAGTCTACGGCTATCCAGCTATTTCTCTGCCTCTCATAGAGGTGGAGGTGACCTGCAAGGTGGTCCCTGCTGAAAGCCCGTGGCGTCTTTATGAGGAGGATACCTTGTCCATGGCAGTGTATGCCTCGCTGGAGTATTTGGATATCAAAGAAGCTTGCATTCGATGTGTGATTGACTCGGCTATCCCTGAAAAACGGGGGATGGGTTCGTCAGCTGCTATCAGCATAGCAGCCATTCGAGCTGTTTTTGACTACTATCAAGCCGACCTGCCTCATCATGTACTAGAAATCTTGGTCAATCGGGCTGAGATGATTGCCCATATGAATCCAAGCGGGTTGGATGCCAAGACCTGTCTCAGTGATCAACCCATTCGCTTTATCAAGAACCTTGGTTTTACAGAACTTGAGATGAACCTATCTGCCTATTTGGTGATTGCTGATACGGGAGTTTATGGTCATACTCGTGAAGCCATCCAAGTGGTTCAGAGCAAGGGGAAGGATGCTCTGCCGTTTTTGCATGCCTTGGGAGAATTGACCCAGCAAGCAGAAGATGCGATTAGACGAAAAGATGCTGAAGGACTGGGACAAATCCTCAGTCAAGCGCATTTACATTTAAAAGAAATTGGTGTCAGCAGTCCTGAGGCAGACTCCCTCGTTGAAGCGGCTCTTATCCATGGTGCTCTAGGTGCCAAGATGAGTGGTGGTGGGTTAGGAGGCTGTATTATCGCCTTGGTAGCCAATCTGGACCAAGCGCAAGAACTAGCAAAACGATTAGAAGAGAAAGGAGCTGTTCAGACATGGATCGAAAGCCTGTAACAGTACGTTCCTACGCAAATATTGCCATTATCAAATATTGGGGAAAGAAAAAAGAAAAAGAGATGGTTCCTGCTACTAGCAGCATCTCTCTGACTTTGGAAAACATGTACACAGAGACGACCTTGTCGCCTCTACCAGCCCATGCGACTGCTGATGCCTTTTATATCAATGGTCAGCTCCAAAATGAGGCTGAGCATGCTAAGATGAGCAAAATCATTGACCGTTACCGTCCAGAAGGTGAGGGCTTTGTCCGTATCGATACTCAAAACAATATGCCGACTGCGGCTGGTTTATCCTCCAGTTCCAGTGGTTTGTCCGCCTTGGTCAAGGCCTGCAATGCTTATTTCCAGCTTGGTTTGAATCGGAGTCAGTTGGCTCAGGAGGCTAAGTTTGCCTCAGGCTCTTCTTCTCGCAGTTTTTATGGACCACTAGGTGCTTGGGATAAGGATAGTGGGGAAATTTACCCTGTGGAGACAGACCTGAAACTAGCTATGATTATGTTGGTGCTGGAGGACAAGAAAAAACCAATCTCTAGCCGTGATGGGATGAAACTCTGTGTGGAAACCTCGACGACCTTTGATGACTGGGTACGCCAGTCTGAGAAGGATTATCAGGACATGTTGCTCTATCTCAAGGAAAATGACTTTGCCAAGGTTGGGGAATTAACGGAGAGAAATGCCCTAGCCATGCACGCTACGACCAAAACAGCATCACCAGCCTTTTCTTATCTGACGGATGCTTCCTATGAAGCGATGGACTTTGTTCGCCAGCTTCGTAAGCAAGGGGAAGCCTGCTACTTTACCATGGATGCCGGTCCCAATGTCAAGGTCCTCTGTCAAGAGGAAGACTTGGAGCATTTGTCAGAAATTTTCGGTCAACGTTACCGCTTGATTGTGTCAAAAACAAAGGATTTGAGCCAAGATGATTGCTGTTAAAACTTGCGGGAAACTCTATTGGGCAGGGGAGTATGCTATTCTAGAGCCAGGACAGTTGGCCTTGATAAAGGCCATTCCCATCTATATGAAGGCTGAGATTACCTTTTCTGATAGCTACCGTATCTACTCAGATATGTTTGATTTCGCAGTGGACTTGACGCCAAATCCTGACTACAGCTTGATTCAAGAAACGATTGCTTTGATGGGGGACTTCCTCGCCAATCGTGGTCAGACTTTGCGACCTTTTTCCTTGGAAATTCGTGGAAAAATGGAACGAGAAGGTAAAAAGTTTGGTCTGGGTTCTAGTGGTAGTGTTGTTGTCTTGGTTATCAAGGCCCTGCTGACTCTATATGATATTACGGTTGATACGGCACTCTTGTTCAAGCTGGCTAGCGCGGTCTTGCTCAAGCGTGGCGACAATGGTTCCATGGGAGACCTTGCCTGTATCGTTGCAGAGGATTTGGTTCTCTATCAGTCTTTTGATCGCAATAAGGTGGCTGCTTGGTTGGAAGAAGAAAATTTGGCGACAGTTTTGGAGCGTGACTGGAGATTTTCTATTTCACGAGTAAAACCAGCCCTAGAATGTGACTTTCTAGTGGGATGGACCAAGGAAGTGGCCGTATCGAGTCAAATGGTCCAGCAAATCAAACAAAACATCAATCAGAATTTTTTAACTTCCTCAAAAGCAACGGTGGCTGCTTTGGTAGAAGCCTTGGAGCAGGGGAATGCAGAAAAAATTATCGAACAGGTGGAAACAGCCAGCAAGCTCTTAGAAGGATTGAGCGCAGATATTTACACGCCTTCGCTGAGACAGTTGAAACAAGCTAGTCAAGATTTGCAGGCCGTTGCCAAGAGTAGTGGTGCTGGTGGTGGTGACTGTGGTATTGCCTTGAGTTTTGATGTGCAATCAACTGAAACCTTAAAAAATCGCTGGGCCGATCTGGGGATTGAGCTCTTATACCAAGAAAGGATAGGACATGACGACAAATCGTAAGGACGAGCACATCCGCTATGCCCTTGAGCAGAAAAGTTCCTATAATAGCTTTGATGAGGTGGAGTTAATCCACTCTTCGCTACCGCTCTATGACTTAGATGAGATTGATCTTTCGACAGAATTTGCAGGTCGAAAGTGGGACTTTCCTTTTTATATCAATGCCATGACAGGTGGGAGCGACAAAGGTAAAGAAATCAATCAAAAACTAGCTCAGGTGGCAGAAGCATGTGGGATTTTGTTTGTAACGGGCTCTTATAGTGCAGCCCTAAAAGATCCAACAGATGACTCTTTTTCTGTCAAATCTAGCCATCCAAAGCTCCTCCTTGGAACTAATATTGGCTTGGACAAGCCTGTCGAGTTAGGACTTCAGACTGTGCAAGAGATGAATCCACTTCTCCTGCAAGTGCACGTCAATGTTATGCAGGAATTACTCATGCCTGAGGGAGAAAGAAAGTTTCGAAGCTGGCAATCGCATCTAGCAGATTATAGCAAGCAAATCCCCGTTCCTATTGTCCTAAAGGAAGTCGGCTTTGGGATGGATGTGAAGACCATCGAAAGAGCCTATGAATTGGGGGTTCGAACCGTTGA of Streptococcus oralis contains these proteins:
- a CDS encoding DNA-binding response regulator; amino-acid sequence: MGKRILLLEKERNLAHFLSLELQKEQYRVDLVEEGEKALSMALQIDYDLILLNARLGDMTAQDFAERLSRTKPASVIMVLDHREELRDQIETIQRFAVSYIYKPVIIDQLVARISAIFRGRDFIDQHCSQMKVPTSYRNLRMDVEHHTVYRGEEMIALTRREYDLLATLMGSKKVLTREQLLESVWKYESATETNIVDVYIRYLRSKLDVKGQKSYIKTVRGVGYTMQE
- a CDS encoding N-acetylmuramoyl-L-alanine amidase family protein; the encoded protein is MKKFKIMMQVGLAVFFFALLATSTVLADTTGGQFVDKGNRKYYIKDDHKAIYWHKIDGKIYYFDDDGEMVVGWQYLEIPGTGYRDDLFDNRPVFEIGLQYKWYYFNQDGVLQEFVGWQQLEVKDSLTVGKKHGEGFEGPEVLKLANYYFNEDHSLKTGWLYDQSNWYYLAKTGHLGKDYLDGERRAGWINDDSTWYYLDPTTGIMQTGWQYLGNKWYYLRSSGAMATSWIKDGSTWYYLDQSNGDMKTGWAYVGNKWYYFRSSGAMATGWYQDGSTWYYLNAGNGDMKTGWFQVNGKWYYAYSSGALAVNTTVEGYSLNYNGEWIQ
- the mvk gene encoding mevalonate kinase; its protein translation is MTKKVGVGQAHSKIILIGEHAVVYGYPAISLPLIEVEVTCKVVPAESPWRLYEEDTLSMAVYASLEYLDIKEACIRCVIDSAIPEKRGMGSSAAISIAAIRAVFDYYQADLPHHVLEILVNRAEMIAHMNPSGLDAKTCLSDQPIRFIKNLGFTELEMNLSAYLVIADTGVYGHTREAIQVVQSKGKDALPFLHALGELTQQAEDAIRRKDAEGLGQILSQAHLHLKEIGVSSPEADSLVEAALIHGALGAKMSGGGLGGCIIALVANLDQAQELAKRLEEKGAVQTWIESL
- the mvaD gene encoding diphosphomevalonate decarboxylase → MDRKPVTVRSYANIAIIKYWGKKKEKEMVPATSSISLTLENMYTETTLSPLPAHATADAFYINGQLQNEAEHAKMSKIIDRYRPEGEGFVRIDTQNNMPTAAGLSSSSSGLSALVKACNAYFQLGLNRSQLAQEAKFASGSSSRSFYGPLGAWDKDSGEIYPVETDLKLAMIMLVLEDKKKPISSRDGMKLCVETSTTFDDWVRQSEKDYQDMLLYLKENDFAKVGELTERNALAMHATTKTASPAFSYLTDASYEAMDFVRQLRKQGEACYFTMDAGPNVKVLCQEEDLEHLSEIFGQRYRLIVSKTKDLSQDDCC
- a CDS encoding phosphomevalonate kinase, which produces MIAVKTCGKLYWAGEYAILEPGQLALIKAIPIYMKAEITFSDSYRIYSDMFDFAVDLTPNPDYSLIQETIALMGDFLANRGQTLRPFSLEIRGKMEREGKKFGLGSSGSVVVLVIKALLTLYDITVDTALLFKLASAVLLKRGDNGSMGDLACIVAEDLVLYQSFDRNKVAAWLEEENLATVLERDWRFSISRVKPALECDFLVGWTKEVAVSSQMVQQIKQNINQNFLTSSKATVAALVEALEQGNAEKIIEQVETASKLLEGLSADIYTPSLRQLKQASQDLQAVAKSSGAGGGDCGIALSFDVQSTETLKNRWADLGIELLYQERIGHDDKS
- the fni gene encoding type 2 isopentenyl-diphosphate Delta-isomerase is translated as MTTNRKDEHIRYALEQKSSYNSFDEVELIHSSLPLYDLDEIDLSTEFAGRKWDFPFYINAMTGGSDKGKEINQKLAQVAEACGILFVTGSYSAALKDPTDDSFSVKSSHPKLLLGTNIGLDKPVELGLQTVQEMNPLLLQVHVNVMQELLMPEGERKFRSWQSHLADYSKQIPVPIVLKEVGFGMDVKTIERAYELGVRTVDLSGRGGTSFAYIENRRSGQRDYLNQWGQSTMQALLNAQDWKDKVELLVSGGVRNPLDMIKCLIFGAKAVGLSRTVLELVETYSVEEVISIIQGWKEALRLIMCALNCATITDLQSVDYILYGKLKEANDQK